The Roseovarius sp. EL26 genome has a window encoding:
- a CDS encoding thioesterase family protein — translation MSQPAPFFSTYHEIEPGWIDHNNHLNMGYYTVLFDRMSDEVFAELGFGPNYVKRTNHTTFSAEFHIRYLREVKLGERLRSSFYMLDYDGKRFHTYQELFHEDGWISATGEGLTLHVNLDGPKVAPMPDDILARVSKMAKAHATLPSPADVGRKIEIKHKG, via the coding sequence ATGTCCCAACCTGCCCCATTCTTTTCGACCTATCACGAGATCGAGCCGGGTTGGATTGATCACAACAACCACCTGAACATGGGCTATTACACCGTTTTGTTTGATCGCATGTCGGATGAAGTGTTTGCCGAATTAGGCTTTGGGCCGAATTACGTCAAACGCACCAATCACACGACCTTTTCAGCCGAGTTTCACATCCGCTATCTGCGCGAGGTCAAGTTGGGCGAACGTCTGCGGTCCTCATTTTACATGCTCGACTATGACGGCAAACGTTTCCACACCTATCAGGAACTGTTTCACGAGGACGGCTGGATTTCAGCCACTGGCGAAGGGTTGACCCTTCATGTCAATCTGGACGGCCCCAAGGTTGCACCTATGCCCGATGACATTCTGGCGCGAGTATCAAAAATGGCAAAAGCGCACGCCACCCTACCCAGTCCTGCGGATGTCGGACGCAAAATCGAAATCAAACATAAGGGCTAA
- a CDS encoding ABC transporter permease: MSLAPPSRAQTRPSLLRRWGTVLRDVMSRPSGAIGLGLVLAHLLMALLSPWLTPYDYKAMNAGMILSAPSPEHWLGTDHLGRDVWSRVMLGGREALLVCGIATPIAVLWGGLIGVWLGLRGGWPDEMVMRAVDAFLALPGILPLMVLVVIFGTGNEVLIPTLAFFFGIPVIRVVRAAAQTVVARDFVLAARARGHPQHEIIRRELLPNVLDVLLVEGAMRLSWMLLTFSSLSFLGFGVSEPTADWGLMINDARTFMSLAPWGVLGPMIALSSLIIGVNLMADALAKALGIDRAGKAVL, translated from the coding sequence ATGAGCCTTGCTCCCCCATCACGCGCCCAGACGCGCCCATCATTACTTCGCCGTTGGGGCACGGTGTTGCGGGATGTCATGTCGCGCCCATCCGGAGCCATTGGCTTGGGTTTGGTCTTGGCACATCTGCTCATGGCACTCTTGAGCCCGTGGCTCACGCCATATGATTACAAGGCAATGAATGCCGGGATGATCCTGTCAGCCCCCTCGCCAGAACATTGGCTGGGCACCGACCATCTGGGCCGCGATGTCTGGAGCCGAGTCATGCTGGGCGGACGCGAGGCATTGCTGGTTTGCGGTATTGCCACGCCGATTGCTGTGCTTTGGGGTGGTTTGATCGGCGTTTGGCTAGGCCTGCGTGGCGGATGGCCGGACGAGATGGTGATGCGCGCAGTTGATGCCTTTCTGGCGTTACCGGGCATCTTGCCGCTGATGGTCTTGGTGGTCATTTTTGGCACGGGCAACGAGGTGTTGATCCCAACCTTGGCGTTCTTCTTTGGCATCCCGGTGATCCGTGTGGTCAGGGCCGCGGCGCAAACTGTTGTTGCCCGTGACTTTGTGCTGGCGGCCCGTGCACGCGGGCACCCGCAGCATGAAATTATTCGGCGCGAACTGCTGCCAAATGTTCTGGATGTGCTTCTGGTTGAAGGGGCAATGCGCCTGAGCTGGATGTTACTGACCTTTTCATCCCTGTCATTCCTGGGCTTCGGCGTGTCAGAGCCTACCGCAGATTGGGGCCTCATGATCAACGATGCCCGTACGTTCATGTCCTTGGCCCCTTGGGGTGTTTTGGGGCCGATGATTGCCCTGTCCAGCCTGATCATCGGTGTCAACCTGATGGCAGATGCTTTGGCTAAGGCACTGGGCATCGACCGCGCCGGAAAGGCAGTACTGTAG
- a CDS encoding LysE family translocator has translation MAWSEIAAFVFVAALLVMSPGPNGFLIAKTVPTSGRAAGFANVAGFVTAFFLHGALAILGISIILVKSATAFAIVKYIGAAYLIWIGLKALFGAFKSVKNTETVKPAQTRRTLWRAYMEGFFTNALNPKVSMFYLAAFPQFITVGETSAASSFLLVFLHSMVATAWFTTMTLLFSKLTSMARSGSFQRWLKGVTGVVFIGFGLKLASFKASI, from the coding sequence ATGGCGTGGTCAGAAATTGCAGCATTCGTGTTTGTTGCAGCACTCTTGGTGATGTCACCAGGCCCGAATGGCTTCCTGATCGCGAAGACTGTTCCTACATCTGGTCGAGCAGCCGGATTTGCCAATGTCGCGGGTTTTGTGACGGCTTTTTTCCTGCATGGTGCTCTGGCCATACTTGGGATTTCAATCATTCTGGTCAAATCCGCGACAGCATTCGCTATCGTGAAGTACATTGGGGCAGCATACCTCATATGGATTGGGTTGAAGGCTCTGTTCGGAGCATTCAAAAGCGTCAAAAACACTGAGACAGTGAAACCTGCACAAACGCGAAGGACATTATGGCGCGCCTATATGGAGGGCTTTTTCACGAACGCGTTGAATCCAAAGGTCTCAATGTTTTACCTTGCCGCATTCCCTCAGTTCATCACTGTTGGCGAAACATCTGCCGCCTCGTCCTTCTTGCTTGTATTTCTTCACTCGATGGTTGCTACCGCGTGGTTCACCACCATGACTTTGTTGTTCTCTAAGCTGACTTCGATGGCGCGAAGTGGCAGCTTCCAGAGATGGCTCAAGGGAGTGACGGGTGTTGTGTTCATTGGTTTTGGCCTCAAGCTCGCGAGCTTCAAAGCGAGCATCTGA
- a CDS encoding transglycosylase SLT domain-containing protein, translating to MKQLSAYFIMALLAMPAFAQTDSSGSSSKTLKPPAREGNIPRTRWEGQKSGALWTRASLAALKTHGAALANMVPADVTDWCPAYPEADLEARQAFWVGLISSLVKHESTFRQTAVGGGGRWYGLLQITPSTAQLYKCNARSGAALKDGVANLNCGIRIMAKTVPRDGVVSRGMKGVAADWGPFYSSRKRNDMMAYTRAQTYCKPIESTRPKTRPKGLSTPGAER from the coding sequence ATGAAACAGTTAAGCGCTTATTTTATAATGGCTCTTTTGGCGATGCCTGCCTTTGCGCAGACAGATTCGTCGGGGTCCTCCAGCAAAACTCTGAAACCACCGGCGCGTGAGGGCAACATTCCGCGCACCCGTTGGGAGGGGCAGAAAAGCGGCGCGTTATGGACGCGCGCCTCGCTTGCGGCGTTGAAAACCCATGGTGCGGCGCTGGCAAATATGGTGCCGGCAGATGTGACCGATTGGTGCCCGGCATACCCAGAAGCAGATCTTGAGGCGCGGCAGGCGTTTTGGGTGGGGTTGATTTCGTCTTTGGTAAAGCATGAAAGCACGTTTCGACAGACCGCTGTTGGCGGCGGCGGGCGTTGGTATGGTTTGTTGCAGATCACACCCTCGACCGCGCAGCTTTATAAATGCAACGCACGCTCGGGGGCCGCACTCAAAGATGGGGTGGCGAACTTGAATTGCGGCATTCGGATCATGGCGAAAACCGTGCCACGTGATGGGGTTGTGTCACGTGGCATGAAAGGGGTCGCGGCTGATTGGGGCCCGTTTTACAGCAGTCGTAAACGCAATGATATGATGGCGTACACCCGCGCGCAGACCTATTGCAAACCCATCGAATCAACCCGTCCCAAGACGCGACCCAAAGGGTTGAGCACTCCGGGAGCAGAGCGTTAG
- a CDS encoding isoprenylcysteine carboxylmethyltransferase family protein, translating into MRRIIDVPPLWLVFFLALAWGQVTYLSFGLSFGGAWSRFAGGLCVGGGLVLIAMAILEFRRHRTTVIPHREAERLIQSGIFKRSRNPIYLGDCLILLGCILKWDAVLALPLVPIFLWVLEVRFVVPEENRLRRQFRAEFAQYCLKTRRWI; encoded by the coding sequence ATGCGCAGGATAATTGATGTACCACCTTTATGGCTGGTGTTTTTCCTTGCTTTGGCTTGGGGACAGGTGACCTATCTATCATTTGGCCTGAGCTTTGGTGGTGCATGGTCCAGATTTGCCGGGGGGCTATGTGTCGGCGGGGGGCTGGTGCTTATTGCAATGGCTATACTAGAGTTTCGCAGGCATCGTACCACTGTCATTCCCCATCGCGAGGCTGAGCGTCTGATCCAAAGCGGGATCTTCAAGCGGTCGCGAAACCCGATCTATCTGGGGGATTGTCTGATCTTGCTGGGCTGTATTCTGAAATGGGATGCGGTACTGGCATTGCCGCTTGTGCCGATTTTTTTGTGGGTGCTTGAGGTGCGTTTTGTTGTTCCAGAAGAAAACCGTCTGCGACGCCAATTTCGGGCGGAATTTGCCCAGTATTGCCTCAAAACGCGGCGCTGGATCTAG
- the gatB gene encoding Asp-tRNA(Asn)/Glu-tRNA(Gln) amidotransferase subunit GatB, with protein MLDLTYDTPKPKVIAGAKYDWELVIGMEVHAQVSSNAKLFSGASTKFGAEPNSNVAFVDSAMPGMLPVINEYCVEQAVRTGLGLKAEINLKSAFDRKNYFYPDLPQGYQISQLYHPIVGEGEVLVELGDGTARQVRIERIHMEQDAGKSIHDMDPAMSFVDLNRTGVCLMEIVSRPDIRGPEEAAAYIAKIRQIMRYLGTCDGNMQNGNLRADVNVSICRAGAYEKYQETQDFSHLGTRCEIKNMNSMRFIQQAIIIEANRQIKIVEGGGTVDQETRLYDPDKNETRSMRSKEEAHDYRYFPDPDLLPLEIEQAWVDDIAATLPELPDEKKSRLINDMGLSDYDASVLTAEAENASYFEAAAQGREGKVVANWVINELFGRLNKDDADIASSPVSPAQLGGIVDLIASDAISGKIAKDLFEIVYTEGGDPAQIVEERGMKQVTDTGAIETAVDQIIADNPAQVEKAQQNPKLAGWFVGQVMKATGGKANPKAVNEIVAQKLGL; from the coding sequence ATGCTGGACCTGACTTACGACACCCCAAAGCCCAAGGTTATTGCCGGGGCCAAATATGACTGGGAACTGGTCATCGGGATGGAGGTCCACGCGCAGGTTTCCTCGAATGCCAAGCTGTTTTCCGGGGCCTCAACAAAGTTTGGCGCAGAGCCTAACTCAAACGTGGCTTTTGTAGATTCGGCGATGCCCGGCATGTTGCCCGTGATCAACGAATACTGTGTAGAGCAGGCCGTGCGTACGGGTCTTGGCTTGAAGGCTGAAATCAATCTGAAGTCGGCCTTTGACCGCAAGAACTACTTTTACCCTGACCTGCCCCAAGGTTATCAGATTTCGCAGCTTTACCATCCCATCGTGGGCGAAGGCGAAGTGCTGGTTGAACTAGGCGACGGCACTGCGCGTCAGGTCCGGATTGAGCGCATTCACATGGAACAGGACGCTGGCAAGTCGATCCACGATATGGATCCTGCAATGTCGTTTGTTGACCTGAACCGAACCGGTGTTTGCCTGATGGAAATCGTCAGCCGGCCAGATATTCGTGGTCCAGAAGAGGCCGCTGCCTACATCGCCAAAATCCGCCAAATCATGCGCTATCTTGGCACCTGCGATGGCAATATGCAAAACGGAAACCTGCGCGCGGACGTCAACGTTTCGATCTGCCGGGCGGGTGCGTATGAAAAGTATCAAGAGACGCAGGATTTTTCGCATCTGGGTACCCGTTGCGAAATAAAGAACATGAACTCCATGCGCTTCATCCAGCAGGCGATCATTATTGAGGCCAACCGCCAGATTAAAATCGTCGAGGGTGGTGGAACCGTTGATCAAGAAACCCGGTTGTATGACCCGGATAAGAACGAAACCCGGTCGATGCGCTCCAAAGAAGAAGCACATGATTACCGCTATTTTCCGGATCCTGACCTGTTGCCGCTTGAGATCGAGCAGGCTTGGGTAGATGACATCGCGGCCACTCTTCCCGAACTGCCCGACGAGAAAAAATCTCGCTTGATCAACGATATGGGCTTGTCTGACTATGACGCCAGCGTCCTGACCGCCGAGGCTGAGAATGCCAGCTATTTCGAGGCTGCAGCGCAGGGGCGCGAAGGTAAGGTTGTTGCGAACTGGGTAATCAATGAGCTGTTTGGCCGTCTTAATAAGGATGACGCTGACATCGCCTCTTCACCCGTATCACCAGCACAGCTGGGTGGCATTGTTGATTTGATCGCCTCTGATGCGATCAGCGGAAAAATCGCCAAAGACCTGTTCGAAATCGTCTACACCGAGGGTGGCGATCCCGCACAGATCGTCGAAGAGCGTGGCATGAAGCAGGTGACAGATACTGGAGCAATTGAAACCGCCGTGGATCAGATCATCGCTGACAACCCCGCACAGGTCGAAAAAGCCCAGCAAAACCCGAAACTTGCCGGCTGGTTTGTAGGTCAGGTGATGAAAGCCACAGGCGGCAAAGCCAATCCCAAAGCTGTGAACGAGATCGTCGCGCAAAAACTCGGGCTCTAA
- a CDS encoding gamma-glutamyl-gamma-aminobutyrate hydrolase family protein, producing MSRPIIGIIGNSYKIDDEYPVHAGGTMLSESVSGVSGCLPLIVPSDPRYVSVPELLEACDGFLLTGGRPNVHPEEYGQAATIAHGDFDRARDAITLPLVRACVERGQPVLGICRGFQEVNVAMGGTLHPEIREIPGRENHRMPPDGTLEEKFALRHVVHFTPGGVFERLMGAQEVMTNTLHGQGIVTPGKDVVIDGHAPDGTPEAIYVRNSKGFALSVQWHPEWNAANDPVSRPLFEAFGDAARAWANGQENWSLKTA from the coding sequence ATGTCACGTCCGATCATTGGTATTATTGGCAATTCTTACAAGATTGATGACGAATACCCGGTGCATGCCGGGGGAACGATGCTGTCAGAATCTGTGTCGGGAGTATCAGGCTGTTTGCCACTGATCGTGCCAAGCGATCCGCGATATGTATCGGTGCCCGAGTTGCTGGAAGCCTGTGATGGGTTTCTGCTGACTGGTGGGCGCCCGAATGTGCACCCTGAGGAATATGGGCAGGCGGCCACTATTGCACATGGTGATTTCGACCGGGCGCGCGACGCGATCACCTTGCCACTGGTAAGGGCCTGCGTGGAGCGGGGGCAGCCGGTGTTGGGCATCTGCCGGGGCTTTCAGGAGGTCAATGTTGCCATGGGCGGCACGCTTCATCCGGAAATCCGCGAGATTCCGGGCCGTGAAAACCACCGAATGCCGCCCGATGGCACGCTGGAAGAAAAGTTTGCCCTGCGCCATGTGGTGCATTTCACGCCGGGTGGCGTGTTTGAACGTCTGATGGGCGCGCAAGAGGTGATGACCAACACCCTGCACGGGCAGGGGATTGTGACACCGGGTAAGGATGTGGTGATTGATGGTCATGCACCCGACGGCACGCCCGAGGCGATTTATGTCAGGAACTCCAAGGGTTTTGCCCTGTCGGTGCAATGGCATCCTGAATGGAATGCGGCCAACGACCCGGTCAGCCGCCCGTTGTTTGAGGCCTTTGGTGATGCGGCACGGGCTTGGGCCAACGGGCAGGAAAATTGGTCCCTTAAGACAGCGTAA
- a CDS encoding MmcQ/YjbR family DNA-binding protein, with translation MNRDNFNNFCAEFKATSHVIQWGNADVWKVGTKVFAICGWNDGRDAFTFKASEIAYEVLQDQPGIRPAPYLASRGMKWLQVYDKPGLSDTELQNHIAQSYQMAAANLTKKKRAELGIILDREAKT, from the coding sequence ATGAATCGGGATAATTTCAACAACTTTTGCGCAGAATTCAAAGCCACATCCCATGTCATTCAATGGGGCAACGCCGATGTGTGGAAGGTCGGAACCAAGGTCTTTGCCATCTGCGGCTGGAACGACGGACGCGATGCCTTCACCTTCAAGGCGTCCGAGATCGCCTACGAGGTGCTGCAAGATCAACCCGGCATCCGCCCTGCCCCATATCTTGCCTCGCGCGGGATGAAATGGTTGCAAGTCTACGATAAACCGGGGCTCAGCGACACAGAGCTGCAAAACCACATCGCACAGTCCTATCAAATGGCCGCGGCCAATCTGACCAAAAAGAAACGTGCGGAGTTGGGGATTATCCTAGACCGTGAGGCAAAGACTTAA
- a CDS encoding ABC transporter permease — MAELILRRLALGLATIWMVSVIIFMGIEALPGDACTAYLERDAQGEVLERCRTQLGLDQPAAQRYLNWATGAIQGDLGVSANGNTTIATEVGLRVKNSILLAAGALSVGVPLAIFLGVITGLWRDKFLDIFFSTGAIFAMTIPEFVAATIITLIFSIWLGVLPAVVLTPADAPALDFFPEFVPAAIVLTLVMVAHIMRMVRSSVIEVMTSDYIQMAQLKGVPYWRMVFRHALPSALLPAINIVALTIAWLLGGVVVVEVVFNYPGLGRMMIDAISDRDLPVIQAIAILVAATYVGINLLADLLTILLNPRLRTQHLRRK, encoded by the coding sequence ATGGCAGAATTAATTCTTCGTCGTCTTGCCCTTGGCCTTGCCACCATTTGGATGGTGTCAGTTATCATTTTCATGGGGATTGAAGCCCTGCCCGGCGATGCCTGCACGGCCTATCTGGAGCGCGATGCACAAGGCGAAGTGCTGGAAAGGTGTCGCACACAACTGGGCCTGGATCAGCCCGCCGCCCAGCGATATCTAAATTGGGCAACTGGGGCTATTCAAGGCGACCTGGGCGTATCAGCCAACGGTAACACAACCATCGCCACAGAGGTCGGCCTAAGGGTCAAAAATTCAATCTTGCTGGCCGCAGGTGCGTTAAGCGTTGGCGTGCCGCTTGCGATATTTTTAGGAGTAATCACCGGGTTATGGCGCGATAAATTCCTTGATATTTTCTTTTCTACCGGGGCCATTTTTGCAATGACTATCCCCGAATTCGTCGCCGCCACGATCATTACCTTGATCTTTTCGATCTGGCTTGGGGTACTGCCTGCGGTGGTATTGACACCCGCAGATGCACCAGCTTTGGATTTCTTTCCTGAATTTGTCCCCGCCGCGATCGTACTGACCCTGGTGATGGTGGCCCATATTATGCGCATGGTCCGGTCATCGGTTATTGAGGTGATGACCAGTGATTACATCCAGATGGCTCAACTCAAAGGCGTACCATATTGGCGGATGGTGTTTCGCCATGCCTTGCCCAGTGCGCTCTTACCTGCCATCAACATCGTCGCGCTAACGATTGCATGGTTGTTGGGTGGCGTCGTGGTGGTTGAGGTCGTGTTCAACTATCCGGGCCTGGGCCGGATGATGATTGATGCAATCTCGGATCGCGATCTGCCGGTCATTCAAGCTATCGCCATTCTGGTGGCCGCCACCTACGTCGGCATCAACCTACTGGCGGATCTGTTGACCATTCTACTGAACCCACGCCTACGCACTCAACATCTGAGGCGCAAATGA
- a CDS encoding DMT family transporter, with translation MTPSVVAIILFAAVLHATWNAIVKSAADRTLTLGMIALAQCVAGGIMITQLPLPTYESFLYILFSTGTHFCYYYMLNWAYRYGDFSVVYPIARGIVPALVAIWAMVLVGELLPLTAWFGIGLIAAAIPLSCWKALSSGFDRNALLFALGTGLCISIYSVFDGIGVRLSGNTLSYWAWGAFLHFIIAGFIGVRRRHMLAQVPARTWMIGLAGGLVSMVAYGLVLYAKNFAPLGAVSALRETSVIFAAIIGFVFFKEGNWKRRSAAAGLMSVGVAVIALSA, from the coding sequence ATGACACCTTCGGTTGTTGCCATCATTCTTTTTGCCGCTGTTTTGCATGCGACGTGGAATGCCATCGTGAAATCGGCGGCCGATCGGACGTTGACGCTGGGCATGATTGCGTTGGCGCAATGTGTGGCGGGCGGGATTATGATCACGCAACTGCCGCTGCCGACCTATGAGAGTTTTCTCTACATCCTGTTCTCAACGGGGACGCATTTTTGCTATTACTACATGCTCAACTGGGCTTATCGCTATGGTGATTTCAGCGTGGTTTATCCGATTGCGCGTGGCATTGTGCCGGCGCTGGTGGCGATTTGGGCGATGGTTCTGGTGGGGGAGCTGTTGCCGCTGACGGCATGGTTCGGCATTGGTTTGATTGCTGCTGCGATCCCGCTGTCGTGCTGGAAGGCGCTGAGTTCGGGCTTTGATCGCAATGCGTTGTTGTTTGCGCTGGGCACAGGTTTGTGCATCTCGATCTATTCGGTCTTTGATGGCATCGGCGTGCGCCTGTCGGGCAATACGCTGTCGTATTGGGCCTGGGGCGCGTTTTTGCATTTTATCATCGCCGGTTTCATCGGCGTTCGCCGTCGTCACATGCTGGCGCAGGTTCCGGCCAGAACTTGGATGATTGGCCTTGCGGGTGGGTTGGTGTCAATGGTGGCATATGGTCTGGTGCTTTATGCTAAGAACTTTGCGCCGTTGGGGGCGGTTTCGGCCCTACGTGAGACATCGGTGATCTTTGCCGCCATTATTGGTTTCGTCTTCTTCAAAGAGGGCAATTGGAAACGCCGCTCTGCTGCTGCGGGGTTGATGTCTGTTGGCGTGGCGGTGATTGCGCTGAGCGCGTAA
- the pepN gene encoding aminopeptidase N produces MRETTPQPIYLKDYTPFGYLIDTVELTFHLHPEQTRVKSRIQFRPNPDATDRTFFLHGENLKFLSATIDGKPVTPTITDQGLTADVPDAPFLWESEVEISPVTNTALEGLYMSNGMYCTQCEAEGFRKITYYPDRPDVMASFTVRIEGPEKVMLSNGNPGDTGEGFAEWHDPWPKPAYLFALVAGDLVNHPGAFTTKSGRDVELNIWVRPGDEGKCAFGMQALKDSMKWDEDVYGREYDLDLFNIVAVDDFNMGAMENKGLNIFNSSCVLASPETSTDGNFERIEAIIAHEYFHNWTGNRITCRDWFQLCLKEGLTVYRDAQFTSDLRSAPVKRIEDVIALRARQFREDNGPLAHPVRPESFVEINNFYTATIYEKGAELIGMLKTLVGDEAYYKALDLYFDRHDGDAATIEDWLQVFEDATGRDLSQFKRWYSDAGTPRLQVSDDYADGTYTLHFCQSTPPTPGQDDKPPRVIPIAVGLIGPNGDEVQATQVLEMSEAEQSFTFTGLSAKPTPSILREFSAPVILQRDSNNAERAFLLAHDTDPFNKWEAGRALAKDGLIAMIREGAAPDSAYLDAITAVARDDTLDPTFRALAMGLPSQDDLAQTLFDANHTPDPQVIWDALETLRQARAQHMQDLAPRLYAQYQVEGAYKPDAAQSGARSLANTALGLITRLDGGAQAQRQYDAADNMTQQLAAFSCLLQAGKGEAAIAAFYDQWQDDRLVIDKWFSMQVVQAAPDQIATVADALTKHPDFTMKNPNRFRATLGALAMSPAGFHHASGAGYELLADWLIQLDPLNPQTTARMCSAFETWKRYDADRQDLITTQLNRILATPNLSRDTTEMVTRIRGA; encoded by the coding sequence ATGCGTGAAACCACCCCCCAACCGATTTACCTCAAAGATTACACGCCCTTTGGCTATCTCATCGATACGGTTGAGCTCACCTTTCACCTGCACCCCGAACAGACACGGGTGAAATCGCGCATTCAGTTCCGCCCCAACCCTGACGCCACAGACCGAACCTTTTTCCTGCACGGCGAAAACCTCAAATTTCTGAGTGCTACCATCGACGGGAAACCCGTCACCCCCACAATAACCGATCAGGGCCTAACTGCGGATGTGCCCGATGCCCCGTTCCTGTGGGAATCCGAGGTCGAAATCAGCCCCGTCACCAACACCGCGCTTGAAGGGCTCTATATGTCCAACGGCATGTACTGCACCCAGTGTGAGGCCGAAGGCTTTCGCAAAATTACCTATTACCCGGACCGCCCTGATGTGATGGCCTCCTTCACCGTCCGCATCGAAGGCCCGGAAAAGGTCATGCTTTCAAACGGTAACCCCGGCGATACAGGCGAGGGTTTCGCCGAATGGCATGACCCCTGGCCCAAACCGGCCTATCTCTTTGCACTCGTGGCTGGCGATCTGGTCAACCATCCCGGCGCATTCACCACCAAATCCGGTCGCGATGTAGAACTCAACATCTGGGTCCGCCCCGGTGACGAAGGCAAATGCGCCTTTGGCATGCAGGCGCTCAAAGACTCGATGAAATGGGACGAAGACGTCTACGGCCGTGAATACGATTTGGATCTGTTCAACATCGTCGCCGTCGATGACTTCAACATGGGTGCGATGGAAAACAAAGGGCTGAACATTTTCAACTCCTCTTGTGTGCTCGCCAGCCCGGAAACCAGCACCGATGGCAATTTCGAGCGGATCGAGGCGATCATCGCCCACGAATACTTCCACAACTGGACTGGCAACCGCATCACCTGCCGCGACTGGTTCCAGCTTTGCCTCAAAGAGGGGTTAACAGTCTACCGCGACGCACAGTTCACATCAGACCTGCGCAGCGCCCCCGTCAAACGGATCGAAGACGTCATCGCCCTGCGCGCCCGCCAATTCCGCGAGGACAACGGCCCCCTCGCCCACCCGGTGCGCCCCGAAAGCTTTGTTGAGATCAACAATTTCTACACCGCCACCATCTATGAAAAAGGCGCCGAGCTAATCGGCATGCTCAAAACACTGGTCGGGGATGAAGCATACTACAAAGCATTAGATCTCTACTTTGACCGTCACGACGGCGACGCCGCCACAATCGAAGACTGGCTGCAGGTGTTTGAGGATGCCACTGGTCGCGATCTCAGCCAATTCAAACGCTGGTATTCCGACGCGGGCACCCCGCGCCTGCAGGTTAGTGACGATTATGCTGATGGCACCTACACGCTGCATTTCTGCCAAAGCACACCGCCCACTCCGGGACAGGATGACAAGCCGCCACGTGTCATCCCCATCGCCGTCGGCCTAATCGGCCCCAACGGGGACGAGGTGCAGGCAACACAAGTACTAGAAATGTCTGAGGCCGAGCAAAGCTTCACCTTCACCGGCCTCTCCGCCAAACCCACGCCGTCGATCCTGCGCGAATTCTCCGCGCCGGTGATCTTGCAACGCGATAGCAACAATGCTGAACGTGCCTTCCTGCTGGCCCATGACACAGATCCCTTTAACAAATGGGAAGCAGGCCGCGCCTTGGCCAAGGACGGGTTGATCGCAATGATCCGCGAGGGGGCTGCCCCTGACAGCGCCTATCTCGATGCCATCACCGCCGTCGCCCGCGATGACACGCTTGATCCGACCTTCCGCGCCCTTGCCATGGGCCTGCCCAGCCAAGACGATCTGGCCCAAACCCTGTTTGACGCAAACCATACTCCTGATCCACAGGTCATTTGGGATGCGCTGGAAACGCTTCGACAGGCCCGCGCCCAGCACATGCAAGATCTCGCCCCGCGCCTCTATGCCCAATATCAGGTCGAAGGCGCCTATAAGCCAGATGCGGCCCAATCCGGTGCACGTTCCTTGGCCAACACCGCCCTTGGTCTGATCACCCGGCTCGATGGTGGCGCACAGGCCCAGCGCCAATATGATGCGGCGGACAACATGACCCAGCAACTCGCTGCCTTCTCATGCCTTTTACAGGCCGGTAAGGGCGAGGCCGCGATTGCCGCCTTCTATGACCAATGGCAAGATGATCGTCTGGTCATCGACAAATGGTTCTCAATGCAGGTGGTGCAAGCCGCTCCAGATCAGATTGCAACCGTCGCCGACGCGCTGACTAAGCATCCAGATTTCACCATGAAAAACCCCAACCGCTTCCGCGCCACACTCGGCGCACTGGCGATGTCCCCGGCGGGCTTCCACCATGCCTCAGGCGCTGGCTACGAATTGCTGGCCGACTGGCTCATCCAGCTCGACCCGCTCAACCCCCAAACCACCGCCCGAATGTGCTCGGCGTTTGAGACCTGGAAACGCTACGATGCCGACCGGCAAGACCTCATCACCACGCAATTGAATCGCATCCTCGCCACCCCAAACCTGAGTCGCGACACTACCGAAATGGTCACGCGGATTAGAGGGGCGTAA